From the Quercus lobata isolate SW786 chromosome 6, ValleyOak3.0 Primary Assembly, whole genome shotgun sequence genome, one window contains:
- the LOC115949987 gene encoding uncharacterized protein LOC115949987 — MDKHTTKPKLSLVNKANLDRILQAEVYVNETDGQLQVAHLNLGYMPLSFAFQVPKYVIKARDPRLHRINVAFEGFIVLKGIPLPQDTSRTQTLFMATPSIGASSSQPVLEKEEEKEEEEEEERSPEEVVDLSDSSDEFVIFNQTLPSEDVSDEMGVQRKPQKSLMELIENQPGKGAPGKSTQSQILPPLPKSPPPTPHQPQSIRPEHDDPKRKRKQRGKDVVEAGKARSTREDEAQRVTKQQKVSHTSQRGLERLDTQPPEPRAWLPAPMHGGEPLRDDASLRDFNSGIGCHVALAVEEALLLPKDMAELKNMRKNEVFLNCKRYLEMVVQATFRLEEITNNCYQQLDDERKRRTTVVQSLTITEHSNADLKKKLVEEQNARSLKKQLKEAQRLKDQAEKARIEAEKARDEAEKKGYDLGVAKTEETLRAEVPAVCRIYYSQTWDEALNRAGVEASSELRKPENVFYSFAIRASDLPSAPDEDPAVPGQQEPTKETGASQELPSAKAAVVPEARAASQGFQQDLASIVLPAEGASKDKEGTTTSEADNPANKTSKLQIKLKK; from the exons ATGG ACAAGCATACTACTAAGCCCAAGCTCAGCTTAGTTAACAAAGCCAACTTAGATAGAATCCTGCAAGCCGAGGTGTACGTGAACGAAACTGACGGTCAACTCCAAGTAGCCCATCTAAATCTTGGGTACATGCCACTTTCATTCGCCTTCCAAGTGCCTAAGTACGTGATCAAGGCTCGCGACCCTCGGCTTCACCGCATCAACGTTGCTTTCGAAGGATTCATTGTTCTAAAGGGTATCCCACTCCCTCAAGATACTTCTCGCACCCAAACCCTTTTTATGGCCACTCCTTCAATTGGAGCATCCTCATCCCAGCCCGTTCtcgagaaagaggaagaaaaggaagaagaagaagaagaagaaagaagtccAGAGGAGGTTGTGGACTTATCAGACTCCTCAGACGAATTTGTGATTTTTAACCAGACTCTACCCTCCGAGGACGTATCTGACGAAATGGGTGTTCAAAGGAAACCTCAGAAGAGTTTAATGGAGCTAATAGAAAATCAACCTGGAAAAGGTGCACCGGGGAAATCTACACAGTCTCAGATTCTCCCTCCTCTTCCCAAATCTCCACCTCCTACTCCTCACCAACCTCAATCAATCAGACCTGAACATGATGAtcctaaaaggaaaagaaagcagAGAGGGAAAGATGTGGTTGAGGCCGGAAAAGCCCGTTCGACCCGGGAAGACGAGGCCCAACGAGTTACGAAGCAGCAAAAGGTCAGCCACACTTCACAACGGGGCCTGGAGAGGTTGGACACTCAGCCTCCAGAGCCACGAGCCTGGCTCCCAGCACCCATGCACGGTGGGGAGCCCCTAAGGGATGATGCATCACTCAGGGATTTCAACAGTGGCATTGGGTGCCACGTTGCCTTGGCCGTGGAGGAGGCCTTGCTGCTCCCTAAAGACATGGCTGAGCTGAAGAACATGAGGAAGAATGAGGTTTTCCTCAACTGCAAAAGATATCTGGAAATG gTTGTCCAAGCCACTTTCAGGCTGGAGGAGATCACCAATAACTGCTACCAGCAATTGGATGATGAGAGGAAAAGACGAACAACAGTTGTGCAATCACTGACTATCACTGAACATAGCAATGCTGACTTGAAGAAAAAACTGGTCGAGGAGCAGAATGCTCGCT CGCTCAAGAAGCAACTTAAGGAGGCCCAAAGGCTAAAAGATCAGGCTGAGAAGGCAAGGATTGAGGCCGAGAAGGCTAGGGACGAGGCCGAGAAAAAGGGTTACGATCTTGGAGTAGCTAAGACCGAGGAAACCCTTAGGGCAGAAGTCCCAGCTGTGTGTCGCATTTACTACTCCCAAACTTGGGATGAAGCCCTTAAccgagctggggttgaggcttcttcTGAGTTAAGGAAACCAGAAAATGTGTTTTACTCTTTTGCAATACGAGCCTCGGACCTTCCTTCTGCTCCAGATGAG GATCCTGCTGTTCCCGGCCAGCAAGAGCCAACAAAAGAAACCGGTGCTTCCCAAGAGCTACCCTCGGCCAAGGCTGCAGTTGTTCCCGAGGCAAGAGCAGCTTCCCAAGGCTTCCAGCAAGACTTGGCTTCAATTGTCTTGCCTGCCGAGGGAGCCTCCAAAGATAAAGAAGGAACAACTACTTCAGAGGCAGATAACCCGGCCAACAAAACCTCCAAGCTCCAAATCAAGTTGAAGAAATGA